The Caballeronia sp. SL2Y3 genome includes a window with the following:
- the rsmH gene encoding 16S rRNA (cytosine(1402)-N(4))-methyltransferase RsmH, translating into MAPAMGNDLQHRTVLLKEAVDGLITRADGIYIDGTFGRGGHSRAVLQRLGEAGRLIAFDKDPLAIATAQQIQDPRFSIVHDSFAALRSAATERGIERVSGVLLDLGVSSPQVDDPERGFSFRAEGPLDMRMDPTRGESAAEWLARATVQEMTEVIRDYGEERFAFQIAKALVARRAESDRLGPLVSTRELAEIVGHVVKTREKGKDPATRTFQAIRIHINQELAELQVVLESALSLLEQGGRLVVISFHSLEDRIVKRFMQAQSSAPAVDRRLPIRAVDLPSPPLRIVGRVFPSDAEVADNPRARSAVMRIAERIAP; encoded by the coding sequence ATGGCACCTGCGATGGGAAATGACTTGCAGCATCGCACGGTGCTGTTGAAGGAAGCGGTAGACGGACTGATCACGCGCGCCGACGGTATCTATATAGATGGCACCTTCGGGCGCGGCGGTCATAGCCGGGCGGTATTGCAGCGGCTGGGCGAAGCAGGGCGGCTGATCGCGTTCGACAAGGACCCGCTCGCCATCGCCACGGCGCAACAGATTCAGGATCCGCGCTTTTCGATCGTGCATGACAGCTTCGCCGCGTTGCGAAGCGCGGCAACGGAGCGCGGGATAGAACGGGTGTCGGGCGTGTTGCTGGACCTCGGGGTGTCGTCGCCGCAGGTGGACGACCCCGAGCGCGGTTTCAGTTTCCGCGCGGAAGGTCCGCTCGACATGAGGATGGACCCGACTCGCGGCGAGTCGGCGGCCGAGTGGCTCGCGCGGGCCACGGTGCAGGAAATGACGGAGGTGATCAGAGATTATGGGGAAGAACGGTTTGCTTTTCAGATTGCAAAGGCGCTTGTTGCTCGCAGGGCAGAGTCCGACCGTCTTGGGCCTCTCGTCAGCACGCGCGAGCTTGCCGAAATCGTGGGTCACGTCGTCAAGACCCGTGAAAAGGGCAAGGACCCGGCAACTCGCACCTTTCAGGCTATACGGATTCACATCAATCAAGAGCTTGCGGAGCTGCAAGTAGTTCTTGAATCGGCACTTTCGTTGTTGGAGCAAGGGGGGCGGCTGGTCGTGATCAGCTTTCATTCGCTCGAAGACCGGATCGTCAAGCGGTTCATGCAGGCGCAATCCAGCGCGCCGGCGGTGGACCGTCGTTTGCCGATCCGCGCGGTCGATCTGCCGAGTCCGCCTCTGCGGATCGTCGGCCGCGTGTTTCCGAGCGATGCCGAAGTTGCCGACAACCCGCGCGCCCGGTCCGCGGTCATGCGTATCGCGGAGCGCATCGCGCCATGA
- the murD gene encoding UDP-N-acetylmuramoyl-L-alanine--D-glutamate ligase yields the protein MFGEKFSGRQSPMVLVLGLGESGLAMARWCARHGCRLRIADTRENPPNLSELVIHNIDAEFVGGAFTTELLDGGIELLAISPGLSPLAPDLAPLIAAAKERGIPVWGELELFAQALAGLAVNGYEPKVLAITGTNGKTTTTALTGLLCERAGKRVAVAGNISPAMLDKLAEAIDQTALPDVWVLELSSFQLETSHSFAPDAAAVLNITQDHLDWHGGLDAYAAAKGRIFGPRTVRVLNRDDARTMALAANIAQDRVVTFGLDEPSKVGDYGLLRDNGIAWLAQGIDRDAADEPAPSRRRKQDVAAPNVVAKRLMPSDALRIRGLHNAANALAALALARAIDLPLAALLHGLREYRGEPHRVEVIAQIDGVDYVDDSKGTNVGATVAALDGLAQRVVLIAGGDGKGQDFSPLEAPVARWARAVMLIGRDAPRIRETLASTGVALEDHATLEAATEAASRIAEPGDAVLLSPACASLDMFRNYAHRADVFRSAVEDIAAARGVML from the coding sequence ATGTTTGGCGAGAAGTTTTCCGGTCGGCAAAGTCCGATGGTGCTCGTGCTGGGGCTCGGTGAATCCGGCCTCGCGATGGCGCGCTGGTGCGCCAGGCACGGATGCCGGCTGCGGATTGCCGATACGCGCGAGAACCCGCCGAATCTGTCGGAACTGGTGATTCACAACATCGACGCGGAGTTCGTCGGCGGCGCGTTCACGACCGAACTGCTCGATGGCGGCATCGAACTGCTGGCCATCAGCCCCGGACTTTCGCCGCTCGCGCCGGACCTCGCGCCGCTCATCGCGGCGGCGAAGGAGCGCGGCATTCCGGTGTGGGGCGAACTCGAACTGTTCGCGCAGGCGCTCGCCGGTCTTGCCGTGAACGGTTACGAGCCGAAGGTGCTCGCGATAACCGGCACCAACGGCAAGACGACGACCACCGCGCTCACCGGTCTTCTGTGCGAACGCGCGGGCAAGCGCGTGGCGGTCGCGGGCAACATCAGCCCGGCGATGCTCGACAAGCTCGCCGAAGCCATCGATCAAACTGCGCTGCCGGACGTCTGGGTGCTCGAACTCTCCAGCTTCCAGCTCGAAACATCGCACAGCTTCGCGCCGGATGCGGCAGCCGTGCTCAACATCACGCAGGATCATCTCGACTGGCACGGCGGCCTGGACGCCTACGCCGCCGCGAAGGGCCGCATCTTCGGGCCGCGCACGGTGCGCGTGCTGAATCGGGACGACGCCCGCACGATGGCGCTCGCCGCGAATATCGCGCAAGACCGCGTGGTGACGTTCGGGCTGGATGAGCCGTCGAAGGTCGGCGACTACGGCCTGTTGCGCGACAACGGCATTGCGTGGCTTGCGCAAGGCATCGACCGCGACGCCGCCGACGAACCCGCGCCGTCGCGCCGCCGCAAGCAGGACGTCGCCGCGCCTAACGTCGTCGCCAAGCGGCTGATGCCGTCGGACGCGCTGCGCATTCGCGGCCTGCACAACGCGGCCAATGCGCTCGCCGCGCTCGCGCTCGCCCGCGCGATCGACTTGCCGCTCGCCGCGCTGTTGCACGGCTTGCGCGAATATCGCGGCGAACCGCATCGCGTGGAAGTGATCGCTCAGATCGACGGCGTCGATTACGTGGACGACAGCAAGGGCACGAACGTCGGTGCGACGGTCGCCGCGCTCGATGGCCTCGCGCAGCGCGTCGTGCTGATCGCGGGCGGCGACGGCAAAGGTCAGGACTTCTCGCCGCTCGAAGCGCCGGTTGCGCGCTGGGCGCGTGCCGTGATGCTGATCGGCCGCGACGCGCCGCGCATTCGCGAGACGCTCGCATCCACCGGCGTCGCGCTCGAAGATCACGCCACGCTCGAAGCCGCGACCGAGGCGGCATCGCGCATCGCCGAGCCGGGCGACGCCGTGTTGCTGTCGCCCGCGTGCGCGAGCCTCGACATGTTCAGGAACTACGCACACCGCGCCGACGTGTTTCGCAGCGCGGTCGAAGATATCGCCGCCGCGCGGGGAGTGATGCTATGA
- a CDS encoding penicillin-binding protein 2, which produces MKKSAKQKDVAYTPNPILAVRLPMWRSKLVVFLLFMAFVALAARAFWIQGPGNAFFKKQGESRYQRTLEMPATRGQIRDRNGLVLATSLPVKAIWAIPEAVPNDLGADKLAELAKLLDMTQKDLRAKLSMDKTFVYVKRQVPLEVAQKVAALDIPGIYSRGEYKRFYPEGEITAHLIGFTNIEDKGQEGVELGDQSVLAGTPGMRRVIKDRMGHIVEDVDEQVVPHNGQDVELSIDSKIQYIAYTDLKAAVEKTKAKAGAAMVIDVKTGEVLALVNYPTYNPNDRSRMTGEQLRNRILTDTFEPGSIMKPFTVSLALDLHRVTPNTLVETGGGVFVLDGARITDDSGFGTLTVGGVIQKSSNIGATKIAMQLRPEEMWNMYTSLGLGQAPKVGFPGAVTGRLRPWKSWRRIEQATMSYGYGLSASLFQLARAYTAIAHDGMILPVSIFRTPGEQPPVGQQVFSPTTAREVRAMLETVVSKNGTSPDAAVPGYRVGGKSGTAYKHAGRGYDHSKYRASFVGMAPMPNPRIVVAVSVDEPTAGSHFGGQVSGPVFSGIVGDTLRALNVPPDMPVKQMVVTDESNSAAQASAHPASANGSNNANTAKKVAVSSNTKTHPGVVR; this is translated from the coding sequence ATGAAGAAATCCGCGAAGCAGAAGGACGTCGCCTACACGCCGAACCCGATTCTCGCCGTGCGCCTGCCCATGTGGCGCTCGAAGCTCGTCGTGTTCCTGCTTTTCATGGCGTTCGTCGCGCTGGCCGCGCGCGCCTTCTGGATTCAGGGCCCGGGCAACGCTTTCTTCAAGAAGCAGGGCGAAAGCCGCTATCAGCGCACGCTGGAAATGCCCGCCACGCGCGGCCAGATCCGTGACCGCAACGGCCTCGTGCTCGCCACGAGCCTGCCCGTGAAAGCAATTTGGGCGATTCCCGAAGCCGTCCCGAACGATCTCGGTGCGGACAAGCTCGCCGAACTCGCGAAGCTGCTCGACATGACGCAGAAGGACCTGCGCGCGAAGCTGTCGATGGATAAGACGTTCGTCTACGTGAAGCGTCAGGTTCCGCTCGAAGTCGCGCAGAAGGTGGCGGCGCTGGACATTCCGGGCATCTATTCGCGCGGCGAATACAAGCGCTTCTATCCGGAAGGCGAAATCACCGCGCACCTGATCGGCTTTACTAATATTGAAGACAAGGGCCAGGAAGGCGTCGAGCTCGGCGACCAGAGCGTGCTGGCCGGCACGCCGGGCATGCGTCGCGTCATCAAGGACCGGATGGGGCATATCGTCGAGGACGTCGACGAACAGGTCGTGCCGCATAACGGCCAGGACGTCGAGCTTTCGATCGACAGCAAGATTCAGTACATCGCGTACACGGACCTGAAAGCGGCCGTCGAAAAGACGAAGGCGAAGGCCGGCGCTGCGATGGTGATCGACGTGAAGACGGGCGAAGTGCTCGCGCTCGTCAACTATCCCACCTACAACCCGAACGACCGCTCGCGCATGACCGGCGAGCAGTTGCGCAACCGCATTCTGACGGACACTTTCGAGCCGGGCTCGATCATGAAGCCGTTCACCGTTTCGCTCGCGCTCGATCTGCATCGCGTGACGCCTAATACGCTCGTCGAAACGGGCGGCGGCGTGTTCGTACTGGACGGCGCGCGCATCACGGACGACTCCGGTTTCGGCACGCTCACCGTCGGCGGCGTGATTCAGAAGTCGAGCAATATCGGCGCCACCAAAATTGCGATGCAATTGCGGCCCGAGGAAATGTGGAACATGTACACGAGCCTGGGTCTCGGTCAGGCGCCGAAAGTCGGTTTTCCGGGCGCCGTCACCGGACGTCTGCGGCCGTGGAAGAGCTGGCGGCGCATCGAGCAGGCGACCATGTCCTATGGCTACGGCTTGTCGGCGTCGCTGTTCCAGCTGGCTCGCGCGTACACCGCCATCGCGCATGACGGCATGATTCTGCCGGTCTCGATTTTCCGCACGCCGGGCGAGCAGCCGCCGGTGGGCCAGCAGGTCTTCTCGCCGACCACTGCGCGCGAGGTTCGCGCCATGCTCGAGACGGTCGTGTCGAAGAACGGCACGTCGCCGGATGCGGCGGTGCCGGGCTATCGCGTCGGCGGCAAGAGCGGCACGGCGTACAAGCACGCGGGCCGCGGCTACGATCACTCGAAGTACCGCGCGTCGTTCGTCGGCATGGCGCCGATGCCGAATCCGCGCATCGTGGTGGCCGTATCGGTCGACGAACCGACCGCGGGCAGCCACTTCGGCGGCCAGGTATCGGGGCCGGTGTTCTCGGGCATCGTCGGCGATACGCTGCGCGCGCTGAACGTGCCGCCGGACATGCCGGTCAAGCAAATGGTCGTGACGGACGAGTCGAATTCCGCCGCGCAAGCGTCCGCGCACCCCGCGAGCGCGAACGGTTCGAACAACGCGAACACGGCGAAGAAGGTGGCCGTGTCGAGCAACACGAAGACACATCCGGGAGTCGTGCGATGA
- the coq7 gene encoding 2-polyprenyl-3-methyl-6-methoxy-1,4-benzoquinone monooxygenase translates to MTLDEIIGEFDRGLRSMTGVSRMSRPVPQSNMPVLVEGGVVADAPQLTDEEKAHSAGLMRVNHVGEVCAQALYQAQKLATQSPGLKASFEQAAREEEDHLAWTSQRLKDLDSRPSLLNPLWYAGALAIGFVAGRFGDRASLGFMAETERQVEQHLDGHMKTLPATDYASRAIVEQMRQDESAHAAAAIGAGGSEMPFPVRLVMRAAAKVMTRTAYYV, encoded by the coding sequence ATGACGCTCGACGAAATCATTGGCGAGTTCGATCGCGGCCTGCGTTCCATGACCGGAGTGAGCCGCATGTCGCGGCCTGTACCGCAATCGAACATGCCGGTTCTCGTGGAGGGCGGCGTGGTCGCTGATGCGCCGCAGCTCACGGACGAAGAGAAGGCTCATTCGGCCGGTCTGATGCGTGTGAATCATGTAGGCGAAGTCTGCGCGCAGGCGCTTTATCAGGCGCAAAAGCTCGCGACTCAATCGCCGGGCTTGAAGGCGAGCTTCGAGCAGGCCGCCCGCGAAGAGGAAGATCACCTCGCATGGACGTCGCAGCGTCTCAAAGACCTCGACTCGCGCCCGAGCCTTCTCAATCCGCTGTGGTATGCGGGCGCGCTCGCCATCGGTTTCGTCGCGGGCCGCTTCGGCGACCGCGCGAGCCTCGGCTTCATGGCGGAAACCGAGCGCCAGGTGGAACAGCATCTCGACGGCCACATGAAAACGCTGCCTGCGACCGACTACGCTTCTCGCGCGATCGTCGAACAGATGCGGCAGGACGAAAGCGCGCACGCAGCAGCCGCCATCGGCGCGGGTGGATCGGAGATGCCGTTTCCAGTCCGTCTCGTGATGCGAGCGGCGGCGAAGGTGATGACGCGCACCGCATACTACGTTTAG
- the mraY gene encoding phospho-N-acetylmuramoyl-pentapeptide-transferase, whose translation MLLALAQWLQNDASFMRVFTYITFRAVGATATALLIGLFCGPWVIRKLTAMKVGQAVRKDGPQTHLVKSGTPTMGGVLILMGIAVSTLLWADLTNRFVWIVMLVTFGYGVIGWVDDYRKVVHKDPRGMSSREKYFWQSVIGLFAAVYLAFSVSEASNTRVFDLFMAWVRSGLSMGLPARADLMLPFLKSITYPLGVWGFIAMTYFVIVGSSNAVNLTDGLDGLVIMPVVLVGASLGAFAYVMGSSVYSKYLLFPHIPGAGELLIFCSAMGGAGLAFLWYNTHPAQVFMGDVGALALGGALGTIAVIVRQEIVLFIMGGIFVAETLSVMLQVFWFKFTKRRYGEGRRFFKMAPLHHHYELSGWTETQVVVRFWIITLMLCLFGLSTLKLR comes from the coding sequence ATGCTACTCGCACTCGCGCAATGGCTTCAGAATGACGCCAGCTTCATGCGCGTGTTCACCTACATTACGTTCCGCGCGGTGGGCGCCACCGCGACGGCGCTTTTGATCGGTCTCTTCTGCGGCCCGTGGGTCATCCGCAAGCTGACCGCGATGAAAGTCGGTCAGGCGGTGCGCAAGGACGGCCCGCAAACGCACCTCGTCAAGTCGGGCACGCCGACGATGGGCGGCGTGCTGATCCTCATGGGCATCGCTGTTTCCACGCTTCTCTGGGCCGATCTCACGAACCGCTTCGTGTGGATCGTGATGCTCGTCACGTTCGGCTATGGCGTGATCGGCTGGGTGGACGACTATCGCAAGGTCGTGCACAAGGACCCGCGTGGCATGTCGTCGCGCGAGAAGTATTTCTGGCAGTCGGTCATCGGCCTGTTCGCGGCCGTGTATCTCGCGTTCAGCGTGTCCGAGGCGAGCAACACGCGCGTGTTCGATCTCTTCATGGCGTGGGTGCGCAGCGGCCTCTCGATGGGCCTGCCCGCGCGCGCCGACCTCATGTTGCCGTTCCTCAAGTCGATCACGTATCCGCTCGGCGTGTGGGGCTTCATCGCGATGACGTACTTCGTGATCGTGGGGTCGAGCAATGCGGTCAACCTCACCGATGGTCTCGACGGTCTCGTCATCATGCCCGTCGTGCTGGTAGGCGCGTCGCTCGGCGCGTTCGCGTACGTCATGGGCAGCTCGGTATATTCGAAGTACCTGCTCTTTCCGCACATTCCCGGCGCGGGCGAACTGCTGATCTTCTGCTCGGCGATGGGCGGCGCGGGCCTCGCCTTCCTCTGGTACAACACGCATCCCGCGCAAGTCTTCATGGGCGATGTTGGCGCGCTCGCGCTCGGCGGCGCGCTCGGCACCATCGCGGTAATCGTCCGTCAGGAGATCGTGCTGTTCATCATGGGCGGCATTTTCGTGGCGGAAACGCTCTCCGTCATGTTGCAAGTCTTCTGGTTCAAGTTCACGAAGCGCCGTTACGGAGAAGGCCGGCGCTTCTTCAAGATGGCGCCGCTCCACCACCACTACGAACTGTCCGGCTGGACGGAAACGCAAGTGGTGGTGCGCTTCTGGATCATCACGTTGATGTTGTGTCTCTTCGGCTTGTCGACGCTCAAGTTGCGTTGA
- the ftsL gene encoding cell division protein FtsL: protein MNRLNIFLLIVVLGCALSVVSATNKQRQVFIELQRAQSQERQLQQDYAQFQYQQSALSKTSRIEQLATNSLKMQPATTGRTQYLTYDPATAKAADAPMPPPLPASAPSARGVKR, encoded by the coding sequence ATGAACCGTCTCAACATCTTTCTCCTGATCGTCGTGCTCGGGTGCGCGCTGTCGGTCGTCAGCGCCACGAACAAGCAGCGGCAGGTGTTCATCGAATTGCAGCGGGCGCAGTCGCAGGAGCGCCAGCTTCAGCAGGATTACGCGCAGTTCCAGTATCAGCAGAGCGCATTGTCGAAGACTTCGCGCATCGAGCAGTTGGCCACTAACTCACTGAAGATGCAGCCCGCAACAACCGGCCGCACGCAATACCTGACCTACGACCCGGCGACCGCGAAGGCCGCCGATGCACCCATGCCGCCGCCGTTGCCCGCCTCGGCGCCGTCCGCACGCGGAGTCAAACGATGA
- a CDS encoding UDP-N-acetylmuramoyl-L-alanyl-D-glutamate--2,6-diaminopimelate ligase: MSAPRQSKMQKDVSHAVQWLRAHARPEAQLHADTRSLKGGDVFLAYAVDGADNRPYLDTALGAGAAAALYQPENFAGQPDASKALAVPALNELAGPIASAWYGEPSASMLTVGVTGTNGKTSCSQWIATALTALGRPCAIIGTLGIGMPGKLASTGFTTPDAPQLQRSLAQLKAQGAEAVAMEVSSHALHQGRVNGTDFDIAIFTNLTQDHLDYHGTFEAYEAAKARLFAWPSLKTAIVNRDDAAGQRLIESLRGKVRTIAYAVDMPADAPPSADAVLLASRVRATATGTAFHLSSDWGEAEVEVNTLGAFNVSNLLAVLGVLLEVGVPFDAALARISKLESVNGRMERLGGRLQNDEPLVVIDYAHTPDALEKTLAALRPIAAARGGELVCMFGCGGDRDATKRPLMGEIAERLADQIVVTSDNPRSEDPLAIIDQIAAGMKNAANARRIEDRASAILQALRSAAREDVVLLAGKGHEATQEIMGKKRAFSDQDHARLALAARATQQRGGGE; the protein is encoded by the coding sequence ATGAGCGCGCCCCGTCAAAGCAAGATGCAGAAGGACGTTTCACACGCCGTTCAATGGCTGCGCGCGCACGCGCGGCCCGAGGCCCAGTTGCACGCCGACACGCGCTCGCTGAAAGGCGGCGACGTGTTCCTGGCGTACGCCGTCGACGGCGCGGACAACCGGCCGTATCTCGACACGGCGCTCGGCGCGGGCGCGGCTGCCGCGCTGTATCAGCCGGAGAACTTCGCGGGACAGCCGGACGCTTCGAAGGCGCTCGCCGTGCCCGCGCTCAACGAACTCGCGGGTCCCATTGCGTCCGCGTGGTACGGCGAGCCGAGCGCGTCGATGCTCACCGTCGGCGTGACGGGCACCAACGGCAAGACCTCGTGCAGCCAGTGGATCGCCACGGCGCTGACCGCGCTCGGTCGGCCGTGCGCGATCATCGGCACGCTCGGCATCGGCATGCCGGGCAAGCTCGCGTCCACCGGCTTCACCACGCCGGATGCGCCGCAGCTTCAGCGCAGCCTCGCGCAACTGAAGGCGCAAGGCGCGGAGGCTGTCGCAATGGAAGTCTCGTCGCATGCGCTGCATCAGGGGCGCGTGAACGGCACGGACTTCGACATCGCCATCTTCACGAATCTCACGCAGGATCATCTCGACTATCACGGCACCTTCGAGGCTTACGAAGCCGCGAAAGCGCGTCTTTTCGCGTGGCCATCGCTGAAAACGGCCATTGTCAATCGCGACGATGCCGCCGGTCAGCGCCTCATCGAATCGCTGCGCGGCAAGGTCCGCACGATTGCGTACGCCGTCGACATGCCGGCCGATGCCCCGCCGAGCGCCGACGCCGTGCTGCTCGCGAGCCGCGTGCGCGCAACCGCAACGGGCACCGCGTTTCATCTTTCGTCCGATTGGGGCGAGGCCGAAGTCGAAGTGAACACGCTCGGCGCGTTCAACGTGAGCAACCTGCTCGCGGTGCTCGGCGTGCTGCTGGAAGTCGGCGTTCCGTTCGATGCCGCGCTCGCGCGAATCTCGAAGCTCGAATCGGTCAACGGCCGAATGGAGCGTCTCGGCGGCCGGCTGCAAAACGATGAGCCGCTCGTCGTGATCGACTACGCCCACACGCCCGACGCGCTCGAAAAAACGCTCGCTGCGCTGCGCCCGATCGCTGCCGCGCGCGGCGGCGAGCTCGTGTGCATGTTCGGCTGCGGCGGCGACCGCGACGCCACCAAGCGTCCGCTGATGGGCGAAATCGCCGAGCGTCTCGCGGACCAGATCGTCGTCACGAGCGACAATCCGCGCAGCGAAGATCCGCTCGCCATCATCGACCAGATTGCCGCCGGCATGAAGAACGCGGCGAACGCACGGCGCATCGAGGATCGCGCGAGCGCCATTCTGCAGGCGCTGCGCTCGGCGGCGCGGGAAGATGTCGTACTGCTCGCCGGCAAAGGACACGAGGCCACGCAGGAAATCATGGGCAAGAAGCGCGCGTTCTCGGATCAGGATCACGCGCGCCTCGCGCTTGCCGCACGCGCCACGCAACAACGCGGAGGCGGCGAATGA
- the mraZ gene encoding division/cell wall cluster transcriptional repressor MraZ, with protein sequence MFQGASALTLDAKGRMSVPSRYREALQGQAEGRVTLTKSPDGCLLLFPRPEWEVFRAKVAALPMEAMWWRRIFLGNAMDVELDTAGRVLVSPELRAAASLEKEVTLLGMGAHFELWDSQTYAAKEAAAMAQGMPEALKNFTF encoded by the coding sequence GTGTTCCAAGGGGCGTCGGCGCTGACGCTCGATGCGAAAGGGCGGATGTCGGTTCCGTCCCGCTATCGGGAGGCGCTGCAAGGGCAGGCAGAAGGCCGGGTGACGCTCACGAAGAGCCCGGATGGATGCCTGTTGCTGTTTCCTCGCCCGGAGTGGGAAGTCTTTCGCGCCAAGGTTGCCGCGCTTCCCATGGAAGCCATGTGGTGGCGGCGCATTTTCCTCGGTAACGCAATGGATGTCGAACTCGATACCGCCGGGCGCGTGCTGGTCTCGCCCGAGCTTCGTGCTGCCGCTTCGCTCGAAAAAGAAGTGACGCTGCTCGGCATGGGCGCGCACTTCGAATTATGGGACTCGCAGACGTACGCGGCGAAGGAAGCCGCAGCCATGGCGCAGGGCATGCCCGAAGCGCTGAAGAACTTCACTTTCTGA
- the murF gene encoding UDP-N-acetylmuramoyl-tripeptide--D-alanyl-D-alanine ligase, translating into MTMFTLREAAALIPGAVFQGDEAIAIERVVTDSRAVQAGDLFVAVKGDRFDAHDFLDQVAKSGAAAALVSRDVRNSDAWPLPVIKVKDTRAALGALAHGWRKRFSMPLVAVTGSNGKTTVKEMIASIFAAAVGEDARLATAGNFNNDIGLPLTLFRLNAAHRLAVVELGMNHPGETDALGKIAAPTVAVVNNAQREHQEFMATVEAVALEHASVIHALGETGTAVFPADDHYASIWRVAATGNPIMDFALSDDESKAAVTGTVDGATVHVRTPQGRVDIALNVLGEHNARNALAATAAALAAGVSLDVIKRGLEAFQPVKGRLQVKRAVTGALAGATIIDDTYNSNPDSMRAAIDVLAAQAAPRVLVMGDMGEVGEEGPAFHREVGAYAAERGIDALFALGDASRDSVNAFHAAASKQTAVHFDDVAALIDALQQAGFGPCATYLAKGSRFMKMERVVDALTSPQQPAAGHAPAAH; encoded by the coding sequence ATGACGATGTTCACCTTGCGCGAAGCTGCCGCGCTGATTCCCGGCGCGGTCTTTCAGGGCGACGAAGCAATCGCCATCGAACGCGTCGTGACCGACAGCCGCGCCGTGCAGGCGGGCGATCTGTTCGTCGCGGTGAAGGGCGATCGCTTCGATGCGCATGACTTCCTCGATCAGGTGGCGAAGAGCGGCGCGGCCGCCGCGCTCGTCTCGCGCGATGTACGCAATTCCGATGCCTGGCCGCTGCCAGTCATCAAGGTAAAGGACACGCGTGCGGCGCTCGGTGCGCTGGCGCACGGCTGGCGCAAGCGCTTCAGCATGCCGCTGGTGGCCGTCACCGGCAGCAACGGCAAGACGACGGTCAAGGAGATGATCGCGTCGATCTTCGCGGCGGCAGTCGGCGAAGACGCGCGCCTCGCGACCGCGGGCAACTTCAACAACGACATCGGACTGCCGCTCACGCTGTTTCGCCTGAACGCGGCGCATCGGCTCGCGGTGGTCGAGCTCGGCATGAATCATCCCGGCGAGACGGACGCGCTCGGCAAGATCGCTGCGCCGACTGTCGCCGTCGTGAACAACGCGCAGCGCGAGCATCAGGAGTTCATGGCGACGGTCGAGGCCGTTGCGCTCGAACATGCATCCGTCATTCATGCGCTCGGCGAAACGGGCACGGCCGTGTTTCCCGCCGACGACCACTACGCGAGCATCTGGCGCGTGGCGGCCACGGGCAATCCGATCATGGATTTCGCGCTGTCCGACGACGAATCGAAGGCCGCAGTCACGGGCACGGTCGACGGCGCGACGGTTCACGTCCGCACGCCGCAAGGCCGCGTCGACATCGCGCTCAACGTGCTCGGCGAACACAACGCGCGCAATGCGCTCGCGGCCACGGCCGCCGCGCTGGCGGCGGGCGTATCGCTCGACGTCATCAAGCGCGGCCTCGAAGCGTTCCAGCCGGTGAAGGGCCGCTTGCAGGTTAAGCGCGCGGTGACGGGCGCGCTCGCGGGCGCGACCATCATCGACGACACGTACAACTCCAATCCCGATTCCATGCGCGCCGCCATCGACGTGCTCGCGGCGCAGGCCGCGCCGCGCGTCCTCGTGATGGGCGACATGGGCGAAGTCGGTGAAGAAGGGCCGGCGTTTCATCGCGAAGTCGGCGCGTATGCGGCCGAGCGCGGCATCGACGCGTTGTTCGCGCTCGGCGACGCCAGCCGCGATTCCGTGAACGCATTCCACGCGGCGGCGTCGAAGCAGACCGCCGTTCATTTCGACGACGTCGCCGCGCTCATCGACGCCCTTCAGCAAGCCGGGTTCGGACCCTGCGCAACGTATCTCGCGAAAGGCTCGCGCTTCATGAAGATGGAGCGCGTGGTGGACGCCCTGACGAGCCCACAACAACCCGCGGCGGGCCATGCGCCCGCTGCACACTGA